The window CCTCTTTCCTCTGCGCTGGGGCATTATCTTAATCTTAGAATGGGTGAAAGATATTTTTAACTCTTCTCCTTGGTAGAGGCGGTCTAAGAAGATCGCTAACGCCGCGGCTTCGGAGTGGGGTTGATGCCCTATCGCTACGTTGTAGTCCGCTAGGTAAAATACTTCTTTAGGTACCTTTTCCGCGCCAACTACTACTAGCACATCTTTCCTTGTTGAGCGTATCTCTTCGATCACATCGTCCACGAGAAGCCCATACATAGTTAGATGCACTACGATTCCTCCTTGCTCCCTCCACTTCTTGATCGCTGCACGCCAATCCTCTATCAGCTCCACTTGAAAGGGTCCGCCCCATCTTTCTGTGACGCTATCTAAAGATTCTTTGATATGCGCTTCTCCCCCAACTATGTATATCCCTGAGGCTCCAAAGGCTCTCGCTACAAGACCTACGTGTGTAGTCAATCTATCGTCTCTAACATATCTGTGCCCTAATCTCAGAACCCAGCTGCGAGGCTTGAGCATTAGTGGTCTGCCGCACCTTTAACATCTACAAGAGCCTCTTTAACCTCTTTAGCCGCTCCGAATAGCCTTGTATCTATCAACTCAATAAGGCTCTTTATTCCCTCGCCTGTCTTTGCTGAGATGAAGATCGAGTCGCTTATGGTCGTCGGTAGCGTCTTAACCTTTTCATATATTTCCTCTTTAGTGCAGAGGTCTGCTTTGTTATATACTACGATGGTCTTCTCAAGAGGCACACCGATTTCTGATAAGATCTGTGTGCAGCTCTCGAACTTTCTCCTGAGCTCAGCGGATGGGTCGCTACTATCCAGTAGTAGGAGGACGAGGTTCGCGTAGGTCATTTCTTCGAGCGTAGATTTGAATGCCTCTATCATGTATGCTGGTAGCCTACTTATGAAGCCAACGGTATCAGAGAGTAGAGCCTTGCCGTGTGGTAGGTTGATCGCTCTTGTTGAGGTGGTTAAGGTGGTGAAGACGCTGTTTGCAACCTCTTTATTCTCCCCTGTAAGTAGGTTGAATAAGGTAGTCTTCCCCGCACCCGTATATCCCGCTAGTGAAATCGTTGGCATACCGAGTTTGAGCCTTCTCTGCCTATAGAGGTCTCTATGCTGCCTCACCTTCTTCAGCTTAGCCTTTATTGAGGAAGCCATTCTTTTTATAGCGCGGTAGTACACATCAACCGCATATCCACCCAACCCGTAGAAGCCTGGTTGCTCGCCTAGTTTGGCTAATCTGACCTTCTCCTTCGCTCTAGGCATTTCATACTCCAGCTCAGCCAACCTAACTTGTAGTTTAGCTTCGCGGGTAGAAGCCCGTTTTGAGAAGATTTCTAAGATGAGCTTCTCGCGGTCGATTATCTCTACACCAGTCAGCTTAGATAGGTTGTAGATCTGAACAGACTTTAAGCTCTCGTCAAAGAGTACGACGTCACAACCCTTTTCAGAAACGATCTTCTTAAGAACCTCAGCCTTCCCAGATCCTAGACCGTATTTGCTGTGCATGAGATACTTTTGGGTAACGACTTCTACTACTTCATAACCCGCTGCTTCGGCTAGTGCCTTCGCTTCTTGTAGAATAAAGGGATCGGGGTATGTTACTAGGACTGCTCTCTTTGGGCGGCTCATATCAAGCCTCATAATTCCTCTTCTACAGCTGGCACAAGTAGCTGCACTTTAAGGAAGTGTTCGAGCTTTCTTGCGAGCATGTTATCGGGCTTAAGTTTGCCGCTTTCAAGCAGCTTTATCACCGACGGTTTTTCGTTTATCTTTCTCCCGAGTGCTTCTTGGGATAATCCAAGTTTTTCACGTGCTTGCTTGATTACCTTGTGGTAGTCTTCTTTTAGCTCGAGTTCTTCGACCATCTTACTCGGTTTTAGGTTGACCGCTGGCTTTGGAGAGGGTTGGCGGCTGCTCTCTTTCTTAGGTCTGATAGGTTTACCGAGGCGTGCGCAGCTCGAGCAGACTTGAAGCGTACTTCCATCTATTTGCACCGTATTTACTGGCCCGTAGACTGGGTTACCACATACTTCGCATCGTAGCACCAATCTAAGTTCTTCTCTATAACTACCGTTAGATGGGTGTAATATCTTTAGCGGTCGCATTCTTCGCTGTGAGTAAAGATTTTGTAGATAGAACGGTTAGCTTGATACGGCTTGGATTGGCGTAGATTCGCTGAAACCATGCTGGATTACGTATTTGGCGCGGGAGTTTCAGAGGCGCTTGAGGGCAAAGAGGTTAGCGTGGAGTGCTCGAAGAAGACTGGGAGAATCAAACACATCTATGTCGATGGGAAGCTTCTTGCTACGCTAAGACCGGACGGGGGGTTGGCGCTTACGCTTCATGGTGCTCGGGTGCTGCTCAAATCAAAGGTCTTTAGAGAAAACTGTGTGACCGTTTCTGAGGAGGCGGAGGAGGCTGCGAGGGCTGGTAAGTCGATTTTTGCCAAGCACGTAATCAAGGCTGGTAGAAGGATCAGACCGAGTTCTGAGGTAGCGGTGCTCAATAAGAGGGGTGAGCTGCTCGCTGTGGGTAAAGCGGTTCTGTCTGCGAAGATGATGAAGGTTTTTGAGTGTGGCGTTGCTGTGAAGGTTAGGGCTGGAAACGCTTAAGTGTAGAGAGGTCTTCACCTTTTTGGTAAGCCTTGAGGATAGGTATCGATAGTAGGCAGACGCGTCGGATGCTTGAGAAGATGGGTGTTGACCTCCAAGAGATCCCTAACGT of the Nitrososphaerota archaeon genome contains:
- a CDS encoding tRNA (cytidine(56)-2'-O)-methyltransferase, with protein sequence MLKPRSWVLRLGHRYVRDDRLTTHVGLVARAFGASGIYIVGGEAHIKESLDSVTERWGGPFQVELIEDWRAAIKKWREQGGIVVHLTMYGLLVDDVIEEIRSTRKDVLVVVGAEKVPKEVFYLADYNVAIGHQPHSEAAALAIFLDRLYQGEELKISFTHSKIKIMPQRRGKRVLSLEED
- the hflX gene encoding GTPase HflX; translated protein: MSRPKRAVLVTYPDPFILQEAKALAEAAGYEVVEVVTQKYLMHSKYGLGSGKAEVLKKIVSEKGCDVVLFDESLKSVQIYNLSKLTGVEIIDREKLILEIFSKRASTREAKLQVRLAELEYEMPRAKEKVRLAKLGEQPGFYGLGGYAVDVYYRAIKRMASSIKAKLKKVRQHRDLYRQRRLKLGMPTISLAGYTGAGKTTLFNLLTGENKEVANSVFTTLTTSTRAINLPHGKALLSDTVGFISRLPAYMIEAFKSTLEEMTYANLVLLLLDSSDPSAELRRKFESCTQILSEIGVPLEKTIVVYNKADLCTKEEIYEKVKTLPTTISDSIFISAKTGEGIKSLIELIDTRLFGAAKEVKEALVDVKGAADH
- a CDS encoding TIGR00270 family protein, which gives rise to MRPLKILHPSNGSYREELRLVLRCEVCGNPVYGPVNTVQIDGSTLQVCSSCARLGKPIRPKKESSRQPSPKPAVNLKPSKMVEELELKEDYHKVIKQAREKLGLSQEALGRKINEKPSVIKLLESGKLKPDNMLARKLEHFLKVQLLVPAVEEEL
- a CDS encoding queuine tRNA-ribosyltransferase, with protein sequence MLDYVFGAGVSEALEGKEVSVECSKKTGRIKHIYVDGKLLATLRPDGGLALTLHGARVLLKSKVFRENCVTVSEEAEEAARAGKSIFAKHVIKAGRRIRPSSEVAVLNKRGELLAVGKAVLSAKMMKVFECGVAVKVRAGNA